Proteins encoded within one genomic window of Platichthys flesus chromosome 13, fPlaFle2.1, whole genome shotgun sequence:
- the adarb1b gene encoding double-stranded RNA-specific editase 1, protein MDVDEEENMSSSSTDVKENRNLDNVSCKDGQGVAEQLPNGSGLSSRKRPLEEGNNGHTHSKFRAKKRKKTPGPVLPKNALMQLNEIKPGLQYKLLSQTGPVHAPVFVMTVEVNGQMFEGMGPTKKKAKLNAAEKALRSFVQFPNASEAHLAMGRTLTVNTDFTSDQADFPDMLFNGFETPAAPEESFYLGSNGTSSINSLGEYPLPTPPGSNLAQAPLPPPSVFSSPSSGKNPVMILNELRPGLKYDFVSESGESHAKNFVMSVTVDAQTFEGSGRNKKLAKARAAQAALSALFNMQLDQTPSRQPIPSEGLQLHLPQVLADAVSRLVVDKFSELTENFTSPHARRKVLAGVVMTTGTDVKEAQVICVSTGTKCINGEYMSDRGLALNDCHAEIIARRSLIRYLYSQLEFFLSNTKEDHQNSIFMHCDKEGYRLKDNVQFHLYISTSPCGDARIFSPHEAGVEDQGDRHPNRKARGQLRTKIESGEGTIPVRSSNTIQTWDGVLQGERLLTMSCSDKIARWNVMGLQGSLMSYFSEPIYFSSIILGSLYHADHLSRAMYQRIAEIEDLPQQFTLNKPLLSGISNAEARQPGKAPNFSVNWTVGDQALEVINATTGKDDMGRASRLCKHVLYSRWVRLHAKLSSMLRIKVLKPSSYHEAKQAATEYHSAKQALIKAFHKAGLGAWVKKPIEQDQFTLCS, encoded by the exons GTTCAAGCAGCACCGATGTTAAGGAAAACCGAAACCTGGACAACGTGTCCTGCAAAGATGGGCAAGGAGTGGCTGAACAGCTGCCTAATGGAAGCGGGCTGAGCAGTCGAAAGCGCCCCCTAGAGGAGGGCAACAatgggcacacacactcaaagttcCGGGCAAAGAAGCGCAAGAAAACACCGGGGCCGGTCCTGCCCAAGAATGCGCTGATGCAGCTGAACGAAATCAAACCGGGTCTCCAGTACAAACTGCTGTCTCAAACAGGACCGGTCCATGCACCAGTTTTTGTAATGACTGTGGAGGTCAATGGACAGATGTTTGAGGGCATGGGCCCCACAAAGAAGAAGGCTAAACTGAATGCAGCCGAGAAGGCACTGCGTTCCTTCGTCCAGTTCCCCAATGCTTCTGAGGCCCACCTGGCCATGGGTCGAACCCTGACCGTGAACACAGACTTTACATCTGACCAAGCGGACTTCCCAGACATGCTCTTCAACGGCTTTGAGACCCCCGCTGCGCCTGAAGAATCCTTCTATCTAGGCTCCAATGGTACCAGCTCCATAAACTCACTAGGGGAGTATCCACTGCCCACACCACCTGGCAGCAACCTTGCCCAGGCTCCATTGCCCCCTCCGTCAGTGTTCAGCTCGCCCTCCAGTGGCAAAAACCCAGTCATGATTCTCAATGAGCTCAGACCAGGCCTCAAATATGACTTTGTCTCAGAGAGCGGGGAGAGTCACGCCAAGAATTTTGTGATGTCAGTAACAGTGGATGCACAGACGTTTGAAGGCTCAGGGCGCAACAAGAAGCTGGCTAAAGCCCGGGCAGCGCAAGCCGCCCTGTCAGCTCTCTTCAACATGCAGCTAGACCAGACACCGTCCCGGCAACCCATACCCAGCGAGGGATTGCAGCTTCACCTACCGCAG GTTCTGGCTGATGCCGTCTCTCGCCTGGTGGTGGATAAGTTCAGTGAGCTGACAGAAAACTTCACATCCCCTCATGCACGACGGAAAGTCCTAGCGGGAGTCGTCATGACAACAG GGACAGATGTGAAGGAAGCGCAGGTCATTTGTGTCTCCACAGGAACCAAATGCATCAACGGTGAGTACATGAGTGACCGCGGCCTTGCGCTCAATGACTGCCACGCTGAGATCATCGCCCGACGCTCGCTCATCAGATACCTCTACTCTCAGCTGGAGTTCTTCCTCAG caacaccaaggaggaccaCCAAAATTCCATATTCATGCACTGTGACAAGGAAGGCTACAGGTTAAAGGACAATGTTCAGTTCCACCTCTACATCAGCACCTCGCCCTGCGGAGACGCCAGGATCTTCTCTCCGCACGAGGCCGGCGTCGAAG ACCAAGGAGACAGACATCCTAACCGAAAAGCGCGGGGACAGCTAAGGACCAAAATCGAGTCGGGGGAAGGAACCATCCCAGTGAGGTCGAGCAACACCATCCAGACCTGGGACGGCGTGCTGCAAGGGGAGCGGTTACTCACGATGTCATGCAGTGACAAAATCGCAAG atgGAATGTGATGGGCCTCCAGGGCTCCTTGATGAGCTACTTCTCAGAGCCAATCTACTTCTCCAGCATCATCCTCGGCAGCCTTTACCACGCCGACCACCTCTCCCGGGCCATGTACCAGCGCATCGCAGAAATCGAGGACCTGCCCCAGCAGTTCACTCTCAACAAGCCTTTACTCAGCG GAATAAGCAACGCGGAGGCCAGGCAGCCAGGCAAGGCGCCAAACTTCAGCGTGAACTGGACAGTGGGAGACCAGGCCTTGGAGGTGATCAACGCCACCACGGGCAAGGACGACATGGGCCGTGCTTCACGTCTCTGCAAGCACGTCCTCTACAGCCGCTGGGTGCGCCTACACGCCAAG ctgTCCTCCATGCTGCGGATCAAGGTGCTCAAGCCCAGCTCGTACCACGAAGCCAAGCAGGCGGCCACAGAGTACCACTCTGCCAAGCAGGCCCTCATCAAGGCCTTCCACAAGGCCGGCCTGGGGGCGTGGGTCAAAAAGCCCATCGAGCAAGACCAGTTCACCCTCTGCTCCTGA